In Streptococcus respiraculi, one DNA window encodes the following:
- a CDS encoding glycosyltransferase family 4 protein, protein MRIGLFTDTYFPQVSGVATSIKTLKTELEKQGHRVFIFTTTDKDVNRYEDWDIIRIPSVPFFAFKDRRVAYRGFTDALKIAGRYDLDIIHTQTEFSLGILGKMIARELDIPVVHTYHTQYEDYVRYIAKGKLIRPSMVKYLVRAFLSDLDGVICPSEIVENLLTEYNVLISKRVIPTGIELAKFDRPEITAEATAELREQLGIAPDETMLLSLSRISYEKNIQAIIEAMPRILSENEKVKLVIAGGGPYAKDLEQQIEALQLTEQVLMTGMIAPSETALYYKAADFFISASTSETQGLTYLESLASGTPVIAEWNPYLENVVTDKMFGTLYRHEAELADAVLDAILVTPRMSPHHLAKKLYDISAENFGRRVYEYYLDLKISYDFRKEHINEDSTAESLFKEAMSLPKRAFVKSSDTTAAIFKKSVEQVKSIRDYFED, encoded by the coding sequence ATGAGAATTGGACTATTTACAGATACCTATTTTCCACAGGTATCAGGGGTCGCAACGTCAATCAAGACCCTAAAGACCGAGCTTGAAAAGCAGGGACACCGTGTTTTTATCTTTACGACAACAGATAAGGATGTCAATCGTTATGAAGATTGGGATATTATTCGGATTCCAAGTGTGCCCTTCTTTGCGTTCAAGGATCGGCGGGTCGCCTATCGTGGTTTTACAGATGCCCTAAAGATTGCGGGGCGTTATGACCTTGACATCATCCATACCCAGACGGAATTTTCCTTGGGGATTTTGGGGAAAATGATTGCACGAGAGCTGGATATTCCAGTTGTTCATACCTATCATACCCAGTATGAGGATTATGTTCGCTATATTGCCAAGGGGAAGTTGATTCGTCCCAGCATGGTCAAGTACTTGGTGCGGGCTTTTTTGAGCGATTTAGACGGGGTGATTTGTCCCAGTGAAATTGTGGAAAATCTCTTAACAGAGTACAATGTTTTGATTTCAAAACGGGTTATTCCGACCGGGATTGAGTTGGCCAAGTTTGACCGCCCAGAGATTACGGCAGAAGCGACAGCTGAATTACGGGAGCAATTGGGCATTGCGCCAGATGAGACCATGTTGCTCAGCCTATCACGGATTTCTTATGAGAAAAATATTCAAGCCATTATCGAAGCGATGCCGCGCATTCTTTCAGAAAATGAAAAAGTCAAGCTGGTCATTGCAGGTGGTGGACCTTACGCCAAGGATTTGGAGCAACAGATTGAGGCCTTACAGCTCACGGAGCAAGTCTTGATGACGGGCATGATTGCGCCGAGCGAAACGGCCCTCTATTATAAGGCGGCAGATTTCTTCATTTCAGCATCAACCAGCGAAACGCAGGGCTTAACCTATCTGGAGAGTCTCGCTTCGGGGACGCCTGTTATTGCCGAGTGGAATCCTTATTTGGAAAATGTCGTGACGGACAAGATGTTTGGTACCTTATACAGGCATGAAGCAGAATTGGCGGATGCGGTGTTGGATGCTATTTTGGTAACACCACGCATGAGTCCGCATCATCTCGCGAAAAAATTGTACGATATTTCTGCGGAAAACTTTGGTAGAAGAGTCTATGAATACTATCTAGATTTGAAGATTTCCTATGATTTCAGAAAAGAGCATATCAATGAGGATAGTACAGCTGAAAGTCTATTCAAGGAGGCGATGAGTTTGCCCAAACGGGCCTTTGTCAAATCATCTGATACAACAGCAGCTATCTTTAAAAAGTCAGTCGAGCAGGTGAAGTCTATCCGAGATTATTTTGAAGACTAA